One Danio rerio strain Tuebingen ecotype United States chromosome 9, GRCz12tu, whole genome shotgun sequence genomic region harbors:
- the pdk1 gene encoding pyruvate dehydrogenase (acetyl-transferring) kinase isozyme 1, mitochondrial: MRIFRTLLNAASKQIDFYSRFSPSPLSMKQFIDFGSENACEKTSFTFLRQELPVRLANIMKEIDLLPDNLLRTPSVRLVQSWYMQSFQDILEFKDKDADDETVNHDFTDAVIKIRNRHNDVVPTMAQGVVEYKETYGTDPITSQNMQYFLDRFYMSRISIRMLLNQHTLLFGGKVRDNPAHPKQIGSIDPSCRVTDVVKDAYENARNLCDRYYMNSPELVLEEFNVKGPDKPVTVVYVPSHLYHMVFELFKNAMRATMELYEDAMEYPPVHVQIVLGHEDLTVKVSDRGGGVPLRKIDRLFTYTYSTAPRPQMDTSRATPLAGYGYGLPISRLYARYFQGDLKLYSMEGFGTDAVIYIRALSTDSIERLPVYNKSAWKHYKTIHEADDWCVPSKEPKDMTTFRSF, translated from the exons ATGAGGATCTTCAGGACTTTACTGAACGCAGCGTCCAAGCAAATCGACTTCTACTCCAGATTCTCTCCTTCTCCTCTGTCTATGAAGCAGTTCATAGATTTTG GTTCGGAGAACGCCTGTGAGAAAACGTCATTTACATTCTTAAGGCAGGAGCTGCCCGTCAGGCTGGCGAATATAATGAAAGAAATCGACTTGCTTCCTGACAACCTTCTGAGAACTCCTTCAGTGCGGCTGGTGCAGAGCTG GTACATGCAAAGTTTTCAGGATATACTGGAATTCAAGGACAAGGATGCTGACGATGAAACAGTCAATCATGA TTTCACAGATGCTGTGATTAAGATCAGAAACCGCCACAATGATGTGGTGCCCACCATGGCTCAGGGTGTTGTGGAATACAAGGAGACCTACGGCACTGACCCCATCACCAGTCAGAATATGCAGTACTTTCTGGACCGTTTCTACATGAGCAGGATTTCAATCAGAATGCTCCTGAACCAGCACA CTCTTCTGTTCGGAGGAAAGGTGAGGGACAATCCTGCTCATCCCAAACAGATCGGCAGCATTGACCCCAGCTGTCGGGTCACGGATGTGGTAAAAG ATGCTTATGAAAATGCCCGAAACCTGTGTGACCGGTATTATATGAACTCGCCCGAGCTAGTGTTGGAGGAATTTAATG TTAAAGGACCAGATAAACCCGTTACTGTGGTTTATGTACCATCTCATCTCTACCACATGGTGTTTGAGCTCTTTAAG AATGCCATGCGCGCTACCATGGAGCTTTATGAAGATGCCATGGAGTATCCCCCAGTGCATGTGCAGATCGTCCTCGGCCATGAAGACTTGACTGTTAAG GTCAGTGATCGAGGAGGCGGAGTCCCGCTGAGGAAGATTGACAGGTTGTTTACATACACCTACTCCACAGCCCCTCGTCCTCAGATGGACACATCTCGAGCCACTCCACTG GCTGGTTATGGTTATGGGCTGCCCATCTCCAGACTTTATGCCAGATATTTCCAGGGTGACCTGAAACTTTATTCTATGGAGGGATTTGGCACAGATGCTGTTATTTACATCCGA GCTTTGTCCACCGACTCCATCGAGAGGCTTCCAGTTTACAACAAATCAGCCTGGAAACATTATAAGACCATCCACGAGGCTGATGACTGGTGTGTGCCCAGCAAAGAGCCCAAAGACATGACCACCTTCCGCAGCTTCTAG